Proteins from one Candidatus Desulfovibrio trichonymphae genomic window:
- a CDS encoding TRM11 family SAM-dependent methyltransferase, whose amino-acid sequence MKITKWEPDNFELEMTTVWSFPERGTWATHDAKWRGNWSPYIPRNLLLRYSQEGDFVLDQFAGGGTTLVEAKLLNRNVLGVDVNPAALERCCEKTAFEYENAGQVYTKQGDARQLGFVPNESVDFICTHPPYADIIHYSEDIDYDLSRFPVKQFLEEMNSVAAEYFRVLKPGKFCAILMGDTRKKGCVTPMSFDVMKIFETAGFTAKEIIIKKQHNCKATGYWKTNSVKYNFLLLAHEYLFVFRKDSTVKN is encoded by the coding sequence ATGAAGATCACGAAATGGGAACCGGATAATTTTGAACTTGAAATGACTACGGTTTGGTCTTTCCCTGAGCGCGGCACCTGGGCAACACACGATGCAAAATGGCGTGGGAACTGGTCGCCTTACATACCACGCAATTTGCTCTTGCGTTATTCGCAAGAGGGCGATTTTGTGCTTGACCAATTTGCGGGTGGTGGAACGACTTTAGTCGAGGCAAAACTACTCAATCGTAATGTACTCGGCGTGGACGTCAATCCAGCCGCACTTGAGCGTTGTTGCGAGAAAACGGCGTTTGAGTACGAAAACGCCGGACAGGTTTACACCAAGCAGGGCGATGCTCGGCAACTTGGTTTTGTTCCAAACGAGAGTGTTGATTTTATTTGCACTCATCCACCTTATGCCGATATAATCCATTACAGCGAAGATATTGACTATGATTTATCACGCTTCCCGGTCAAGCAATTTCTTGAAGAAATGAATTCAGTCGCGGCAGAGTACTTTCGTGTACTGAAGCCGGGAAAATTTTGCGCTATTTTAATGGGCGATACTCGCAAAAAAGGCTGTGTTACTCCGATGAGTTTTGACGTGATGAAAATTTTTGAGACTGCGGGATTTACAGCCAAAGAAATTATCATCAAGAAGCAACATAACTGCAAAGCAACAGGCTATTGGAAAACGAATAGCGTGAAATATAATTTTCTGCTTCTCGCGCACGAATACCTTTTTGTTTTTCGTAAAGATTCGACAGTCAAAAATTAA
- a CDS encoding cobyrinate a,c-diamide synthase: protein MESTAPAGGIPALLIGGTASGAGKTTTTLALLCALKARGFAVAAAKAGPDFIDAGFHAAVSGTPVANLDVWMSRGAKPGVDHRRASAGLVRVVSRIDALRPDIMMVEGAMGLYDGAANGIGSTAHLAALLDLPVLLLLNAGGLGQSVAALAEGFLRHRPAWNNGRGIAFAGLVCTHVGGEKHKKLLRSALAVVEREMRVPLIGLLPRAGAPRLQSRHLGLVQAYEAAALPNQKALADWLEIHCDVGALLRRIGVPQKRKAAGACAARHQDAVADVVQDCPVARGHGSASPQYFFVSAARRGTIRRRRKIGIAWDEAFSFCYADLPALLAELGAETIFFSPLKDVAPPECDGLYFPGGYPELHARELAANTAMFAALRALAVRNLPVYGECGGYIYLMRGLRHADTDYAMAGLLPVHCIMDGRKAALGYRAVLAHPDWLLAARCGRPLWSRGHEFHYGRLADAALPPGCAPLWLLYDSQSVLLGQEGCRYGSVIGSWVHLCPEGARRFWQIWLHGEL from the coding sequence ATGGAAAGTACTGCGCCGGCGGGGGGCATCCCCGCGCTGCTTATCGGCGGGACAGCCAGCGGGGCCGGCAAAACAACAACGACGCTGGCTCTGCTTTGTGCTTTGAAAGCCAGGGGGTTTGCTGTTGCGGCGGCAAAAGCGGGGCCGGATTTTATTGACGCGGGTTTTCACGCGGCCGTAAGCGGAACTCCTGTCGCCAATCTGGATGTTTGGATGAGCCGAGGGGCAAAACCCGGCGTGGATCACCGCCGTGCTTCGGCTGGGCTTGTTCGTGTTGTTTCCCGAATTGACGCGTTGCGGCCTGACATAATGATGGTGGAAGGCGCTATGGGCTTGTATGACGGAGCGGCAAACGGCATCGGATCCACGGCGCATCTGGCGGCTTTGCTTGATCTGCCTGTGTTGTTGTTGCTCAACGCCGGCGGGCTGGGGCAGTCTGTCGCCGCGCTGGCCGAAGGTTTTTTGCGCCACCGCCCGGCATGGAACAATGGGAGGGGTATCGCCTTCGCTGGCCTTGTGTGCACGCATGTCGGCGGCGAGAAACACAAAAAACTGCTGCGCTCCGCTCTGGCCGTTGTGGAACGTGAGATGCGGGTTCCCCTGATCGGCCTGTTGCCACGCGCAGGCGCGCCGCGCTTGCAGTCACGCCATTTGGGACTTGTACAGGCATATGAAGCGGCGGCGTTGCCGAATCAAAAGGCTTTGGCCGACTGGCTGGAAATCCATTGTGATGTGGGCGCGTTGCTTAGGCGTATCGGCGTGCCGCAAAAGCGCAAAGCAGCGGGTGCGTGTGCCGCCCGCCACCAAGATGCAGTTGCGGATGTTGTACAGGATTGTCCTGTGGCGCGCGGGCATGGTTCCGCAAGTCCACAATACTTTTTTGTTTCAGCCGCGCGGCGTGGTACAATCCGCAGGAGGCGAAAAATAGGCATAGCGTGGGACGAGGCTTTCAGTTTTTGCTATGCGGATCTGCCGGCACTGCTTGCAGAACTCGGTGCAGAAACAATTTTTTTTTCGCCGCTCAAGGACGTTGCGCCGCCGGAATGCGACGGGCTGTATTTCCCCGGCGGCTATCCTGAACTGCACGCGCGCGAACTGGCCGCCAATACGGCCATGTTCGCTGCGTTGCGGGCGCTGGCGGTCCGCAACCTGCCAGTGTACGGCGAGTGCGGGGGATATATATATCTCATGCGCGGTCTGCGCCATGCAGATACAGACTACGCCATGGCTGGCCTTTTGCCCGTCCATTGCATTATGGACGGGCGAAAGGCCGCCCTGGGCTACCGCGCTGTGCTTGCTCATCCGGACTGGCTGCTTGCAGCGCGGTGCGGTCGACCGTTGTGGTCGCGCGGACATGAGTTTCACTACGGCCGTCTTGCCGATGCTGCGTTGCCGCCGGGCTGCGCCCCGCTGTGGCTGTTGTACGACAGCCAGAGTGTGCTCTTGGGGCAGGAAGGCTGCCGCTACGGGAGCGTTATCGGTTCATGGGTGCATTTGTGCCCCGAGGGCGCGCGGCGTTTCTGGCAAATATGGTTGCACGGAGAATTGTGA
- a CDS encoding precorrin-8X methylmutase, with amino-acid sequence MQLDPATTPEEIEARSCAIIDAEISEPRPFSGLLWPVARRCVHTLGDTTIVADLRLSSLGLAAGVAALSRGCTVYTDTCMAAAGLPLRRMRPLGVTVTPLMALPDLEIVARRRGVTKSRAAVEVMAERFEGQIVVIGNAPTALMVLMDVLAQGTPAPALIVGMPVGFVNAAQSKALLNKSPWPHFTLLGRKGGSAVAAACVNALAEMALAGIRPLQQ; translated from the coding sequence ATGCAACTCGATCCGGCAACGACGCCGGAAGAAATTGAAGCACGCTCTTGTGCGATTATTGATGCTGAAATTTCCGAACCGCGTCCTTTTTCCGGTCTGCTCTGGCCGGTGGCGCGACGTTGTGTCCACACGCTGGGCGACACTACCATTGTTGCGGACTTGCGACTGAGCTCCCTAGGGCTTGCAGCCGGCGTAGCGGCGTTGTCCCGCGGGTGCACTGTCTACACAGACACGTGCATGGCCGCCGCCGGATTGCCCTTGCGCCGCATGCGGCCTCTCGGCGTTACCGTGACGCCGTTGATGGCCCTGCCGGATCTGGAAATCGTCGCCCGGCGGCGTGGCGTCACAAAATCCCGCGCCGCGGTGGAGGTAATGGCAGAGAGGTTTGAAGGGCAGATTGTGGTTATCGGCAACGCGCCCACAGCCCTGATGGTCCTGATGGACGTGCTTGCGCAAGGCACGCCCGCACCCGCGCTGATTGTAGGCATGCCCGTGGGTTTTGTGAACGCGGCACAGTCAAAGGCACTGCTGAACAAAAGCCCATGGCCGCACTTTACCCTGCTCGGGCGCAAAGGCGGGTCAGCCGTGGCGGCCGCCTGCGTCAACGCCCTTGCGGAGATGGCTCTTGCGGGCATTCGTCCGCTGCAGCAGTAG
- a CDS encoding nucleotidyltransferase family protein, with product MPQASSRQAGLILAAGAGTRLGGGKLLLPWRGKALIVHALEKILNTPGMQFAVVVTGCQAPALRRTLKSTFSRDTPFPLRVAHNPDWQEEQSTSLQCGIRALLDMPGADLVRGVLILLGDMPLVREETLRLLHSAHGEACARNRRHAATVPTYQGQRGNPVILSPLLFPALFTLRGDAGARTLLPSLGEDLLFLPVSDEGVIRDIDSPEDYAALP from the coding sequence ATGCCGCAAGCTTCTTCCAGACAGGCCGGCCTGATTCTCGCCGCAGGTGCCGGCACACGCCTCGGCGGGGGCAAGCTTTTGCTGCCATGGAGGGGGAAGGCCCTCATCGTTCACGCGCTGGAAAAAATTCTCAATACGCCGGGTATGCAGTTCGCTGTTGTTGTGACGGGGTGTCAGGCTCCGGCGCTGCGGCGGACGCTGAAAAGCACTTTTTCGCGTGATACGCCTTTCCCCTTGCGCGTGGCGCACAATCCCGACTGGCAGGAAGAGCAGAGCACATCGCTTCAGTGCGGCATTAGGGCACTACTGGACATGCCGGGCGCCGACCTGGTACGGGGCGTGCTCATTCTGCTCGGTGACATGCCCCTTGTGCGGGAGGAAACCCTGCGCCTGCTACACTCCGCCCACGGCGAAGCATGCGCCCGCAACAGGCGCCATGCCGCCACCGTGCCCACATATCAGGGACAACGCGGGAATCCCGTTATTCTCTCCCCCCTTCTCTTCCCCGCTCTCTTCACCCTGCGCGGAGACGCCGGGGCGCGAACGCTGCTGCCGTCTCTCGGAGAAGATCTTCTGTTCCTGCCCGTCAGCGACGAGGGCGTCATTCGCGACATAGACAGCCCGGAAGATTATGCCGCGCTGCCCTGA
- a CDS encoding NYN domain-containing protein, with protein sequence METKNASTLNDNDFYPSIRQKAVDMKIGLDIATITYKKLADRIVLIAGDFDFTPAAKLARTEGMHVSDPFGKKVPDDLLEHIIDVMCTHLDPDKPEDVKAVPKTFFCSM encoded by the coding sequence GTGGAGACAAAAAATGCTTCAACCTTGAATGACAATGATTTTTACCCGAGCATAAGACAAAAGGCCGTCGATATGAAAATCGGCCTTGATATCGCTACAATTACATATAAGAAGCTGGCTGATCGGATTGTACTTATTGCTGGCGATTTTGATTTTACCCCTGCCGCAAAACTCGCCAGAACAGAGGGAATGCATGTCTCTGACCCTTTTGGTAAAAAAGTGCCTGATGATCTGCTTGAGCATATTATTGATGTGATGTGTACACATTTAGACCCTGATAAACCTGAGGACGTAAAAGCCGTCCCAAAAACATTTTTTTGTTCCATGTAA
- the ffh gene encoding signal recognition particle protein, with translation MFERLSDRLSGVFRSFGRGGRLVEENVQGGLREVRLALLEADVNFMVVKDFVERVREQCLGQEMIKGVNPARQVVKIVHGELVALLGGETARLNLQGRQPAVIMLVGLQGSGKTTSAAKIANLLRKQKLRPYLVPADVYRPAAIEQLAVLAKQLDIPSFPSSIDMNPVEIALAAMEKARGEDIQATVLLLDTAGRLHVDETLMEELSAIKAAVSPQEILFVADAMTGQDAVTVAEAFNGRLGLTGVVLTKMDGDARCGAALSIHAVTGTPVKFVGVGEKLSEMDIFHPDRIAGRILGMGDVLTLVEKAQSAINAEEAEALARKMQKATFDLEDFRTQMRRIKKLGSLDGILKMIPGLGGLREKLAEASGAMREKELAHTEAIINSMTMAERCNPDMLNGSRRVRIAGGAGVTVAQVNQMVRQFEQMRRMMKCMMASKAGLTGMANLPHGAMPSTGMIPGFPGMEHALPTGRSSGGNKRKKKERRKKNKR, from the coding sequence ATGTTCGAGAGACTCTCTGACAGACTTTCCGGCGTATTCCGCTCCTTCGGCAGGGGCGGCCGCCTGGTTGAAGAAAACGTACAGGGCGGCCTGCGCGAAGTGCGGCTTGCGCTGCTGGAAGCGGACGTCAATTTCATGGTTGTCAAGGACTTTGTGGAGCGCGTGCGTGAACAATGCCTTGGGCAGGAGATGATCAAGGGCGTCAACCCTGCCCGGCAGGTTGTCAAAATTGTTCATGGCGAGCTCGTCGCGCTGCTTGGCGGAGAAACGGCAAGGCTCAACCTGCAGGGCCGTCAGCCCGCGGTGATAATGCTCGTTGGTTTGCAGGGATCAGGCAAAACAACGTCGGCTGCAAAAATTGCCAACCTACTGCGCAAGCAGAAATTGCGCCCTTACCTCGTGCCCGCGGACGTGTACCGTCCGGCGGCCATCGAACAGCTTGCGGTGCTGGCAAAGCAGCTTGACATACCTTCTTTTCCCTCCAGCATAGACATGAATCCCGTGGAGATAGCGCTTGCCGCGATGGAAAAAGCCCGCGGCGAGGATATTCAGGCCACGGTGCTGCTGCTGGATACGGCCGGTCGCCTGCATGTGGACGAAACCCTGATGGAAGAGCTCTCCGCCATCAAGGCGGCTGTCAGCCCGCAGGAAATTCTTTTTGTGGCCGACGCCATGACCGGTCAGGACGCCGTGACGGTGGCCGAGGCTTTTAACGGGCGTCTCGGCCTGACAGGCGTTGTGCTGACAAAGATGGACGGCGACGCGCGCTGCGGCGCGGCGCTTTCTATCCACGCGGTGACGGGCACGCCTGTGAAGTTTGTGGGTGTCGGAGAAAAACTGTCTGAGATGGATATTTTTCATCCTGACCGAATTGCCGGACGCATTCTTGGTATGGGTGATGTACTGACGCTGGTGGAAAAAGCCCAGTCCGCCATTAATGCTGAAGAAGCCGAGGCGCTCGCCCGCAAGATGCAAAAGGCCACGTTTGATTTGGAGGATTTTCGCACACAGATGCGGCGTATTAAAAAGTTAGGTTCGCTTGATGGCATTTTAAAAATGATTCCGGGGCTCGGCGGGCTGCGGGAAAAACTGGCCGAGGCCAGCGGCGCGATGCGGGAAAAGGAACTGGCGCATACGGAGGCGATTATCAATTCCATGACCATGGCCGAACGCTGCAATCCCGACATGCTGAACGGCAGCCGCCGCGTGCGCATAGCCGGAGGCGCCGGCGTGACCGTGGCTCAGGTCAATCAGATGGTGCGACAGTTTGAGCAGATGCGCAGAATGATGAAATGCATGATGGCCAGCAAGGCCGGCCTGACCGGCATGGCGAATTTGCCGCACGGGGCAATGCCATCCACCGGCATGATACCCGGATTTCCGGGCATGGAGCATGCCCTGCCCACGGGGCGCTCGTCCGGTGGGAATAAAAGGAAAAAGAAAGAACGCCGAAAAAAAAATAAACGGTGA
- the yqeC gene encoding selenium cofactor biosynthesis protein YqeC, whose product MHRETVSLQKELEALGPGIVCLTGGGGKTTLLYALGAGIAKARNKVLCTTTTKMHRPQPAAKLCAVFASDPAVLSMPREGALFAARPCPPGGDPHKVYGYSGAEVDALFRRGAGIWIIVEADGAAGRPLKAPAPHEPVIPAETNVVIGVIGLCGLSQPFTPETVFRTERFTAVTGLAPGEHISPEAVATLVLHPEGLFKNSPDSSARLLFCNQSDLPVALKKGDALAEAVFSRNAAFLHAVYLGSARTEQTKCRKLLPDRPA is encoded by the coding sequence ATGCACCGCGAAACCGTCTCTCTCCAAAAGGAGCTTGAAGCTCTCGGCCCCGGCATTGTCTGCCTCACCGGCGGCGGCGGGAAGACGACCCTGCTTTATGCCCTGGGCGCCGGCATAGCGAAAGCCAGAAACAAGGTGCTGTGCACCACCACCACGAAAATGCACCGTCCGCAACCCGCGGCAAAACTTTGCGCGGTGTTTGCGTCCGATCCCGCTGTTCTCTCCATGCCCCGCGAAGGAGCTCTGTTCGCCGCTCGACCCTGCCCTCCTGGGGGCGATCCGCACAAGGTTTACGGGTACAGCGGCGCTGAAGTGGACGCCTTATTCAGGCGCGGAGCAGGGATCTGGATCATTGTTGAAGCGGACGGCGCCGCCGGCAGGCCTCTGAAGGCGCCCGCCCCGCACGAACCGGTTATTCCGGCAGAAACAAACGTCGTCATCGGCGTCATCGGCCTGTGCGGCCTTTCACAGCCTTTTACTCCGGAAACGGTGTTCCGGACGGAGCGCTTCACCGCCGTCACGGGTCTTGCCCCCGGCGAACACATAAGCCCTGAAGCCGTGGCGACACTTGTGCTCCATCCCGAAGGCTTGTTCAAAAACAGCCCGGATTCATCCGCGCGTCTGCTTTTCTGCAATCAGAGCGATCTGCCCGTCGCCCTTAAAAAGGGCGACGCCTTGGCCGAAGCCGTTTTCTCCCGCAACGCCGCCTTCCTCCATGCCGTCTACCTGGGTTCCGCCCGCACGGAGCAGACAAAATGCCGCAAGCTTCTTCCAGACAGGCCGGCCTGA